GAAGCCATTAAATTTGTATATCAAGGTTACCGTGGTGGTGATGAAAAATATTACAGACTGCCGGGTGCCTTAGAGTTAAACAAATTGGCAGCATATTCAGGCATGGTAGATGGCAACGAGAAGCTCATGAGCTCTTTCATGGACAGTACCAGAAGATACACTAGAATTAGCTATCAAAGTGGTGATGTAGGGACAGTAAGAATGGGCGAAATGATAGCTGCTCTTCAGGCGAAAACAGATACCATTTTCAATTATGATTCGGAGTTCGAAGAATGGCTAGCAGAAGAAGAACAAATTGACGCCAAACTTACAGGAAATGGTGTAGTATTCACCAAAGGAAACGACTACCTATTAAGTAACCTTAGAGACAGTACCATTTTGGCTATTATTCTGGTGAGTTTAGTCATGGCTACGCAATTCTTAAATGCTAGGACCGTATTGATTTCTACCATTCCGAGTATTATCCCTTTAATAATTACAGCTGGTATAATGGGGTTTTTCGCTATTCCACTTAAACCTACCACCATTCTAATTTTCAGTATAGCTTTTGGAATAGCCTCCGACGGTACCATCTATTTCTTAACAAAGTATAAGGAGGAAATTGAAAGTGGAAAAACTATATCAGAAGCAGTTAGTGAAACCATCAAACTTTCTGGAATAAGTATGTTCTACACAGCCATCATCCTTTTCTTTGGTTTTGGTATTTATGTAGTTTCAGGCTTTAAAGGAACTGTATTCTTAGGTTTACTAGTATCAATGACCTTGCTTATTGGTATGATTTCGAACCTAATACTACTACCTTCCTTCTTGATGACATTAGATAATCGTCAAAGTAAGAAGCTTGACAAAGCTGTAAAATAAGACGGAAACTTCGCTAACATTTTTAGAAGACTAGGTAATAAATACCTATTCTTCTATTACGGTATAACCCACTAATAACTCTGATTTAGCCCCTGGTGGTTTGTGATAGACAAAGATTTCATAACTATTTTTTGTATTCGAAAAATCACCTTCAAATACCGAGAAATCAGCTTTACCCAATTGGTCGACTAATGCAAACTGGAAATCATACATTCCTTGTTTTAACATAAATGTAGTTTCATAGGCATCAATTTCAGCATTGTAAAATAATTCTCCTCCGTTATTACAATCGAACTGGTTAAAACCTCCCAAAAGGCACACTTTCTCATTCGTTCTTAATTTTTCTAAATTAAAAGCAGCGTGAACGTGCATATAATCTGCATTTATAGAAGGTTCGTCCCCATCTAACGTTTGAATAACAAACCTGCCATTCAAGTCTACAGACTCCAAGTAAGTAAGTTGTGCCCTACTCCTTTGCGGTATTAACCAAACATTATCTTCGTAACCTTGTTGAATTTCGGCAATGTTACCTCCTTTATTAAAGTTACTTCGCAAATCAACATATCTAAATTCGTTACCTGCAGGAAAGACATTCTCATTATCAAAAAACCTGTATGACAGCGTTCTTCTACCTGCATTTACTGAACTTGCTTTAAAGCCAGCCTTAGTAGTTTCCAGTCTATAGTTTTGACGTATGAAAATTTGGAAATCATTTCTAGGATTACTAACCTGATAATTTCCATAAGACAACTCAAAGTCAACTTGTTCATGAGTTTGCCACAAAGCAGGGTCTTGAGCCCTTTGAATGTTAGCTGAAATACCAACCTGAGGATTTACCACCGAAAAATGTAAACTAGCTAAAGGCGAATCTGAAAGATAATCTTCATACAATAACAGCGTATAATTTCCCGATATCTTCAGCTGTGGTAAAATAAAACCATAATGGAAATATGGAATCTTAGTATTCTGAGATATCTGATAGTCGTTTATTATGAAATCATTAAATTCTGTCAAATACTCTAGAGCACTTAGCCTTGATTCCGTCCAGTCTAAATTACAGTGCTGTATTTTGACATGGAACTGCCTATAAGAGCCTCTCAAGTCGTCAAACTCTAAAACCATCCTATCATTACTATTCAAACTTAATACCCTTGAACTTAAACCCGGTACTTGAGCCCCATTACCAAAGGCATATAACTGAACCGTTTTTATATCGGTATCATAAACCTTATTGTCTGTACGCTCGTATGTTTGGCTAAATGCCTGAAAACCTATAATTTTAAGTATTAGTACTATGAGTATTTTCTTCATATTGCTATTAAAACCCCATTATTTATGAAAAAGTGCTTTTTCTTATTTATTCTTTTATGCTCCTTTTCCTTTAGAGTTAGTGCTCAAATGGACTGGAGTACAGACACGCCAGCATATCCCGATGCTGCTACTAGCCATACCTATACAAATGTCAACGGTCTTTCACCCGCTCGTTCTGTAAGTGTTTCTGTCTCTAATGGTTCTACAATGGCATTCTCGGCCAACTATCCTAGGGTGGTAGGTAGTGATTTAAGCTGGGGGGTCAATGCAAGCACTAATTCTACAGCTACTTCTACCTCTACATACACCATAATATTTTCTCATCCTGCATGTGGTTTAACTTTTGATTTATCTGACATAGATTTAGGTGGGTCTAGCCCTGGTTATGATTTTGTAGATGAAGTCGTTATATCAGCAACCAATAGTGCATCTGCTCCTATTGCTAATCCTACAATTTCTGTTGCTACAGAAAATTCTGTAGTCGGGAATGTAATTACTGGAACATCTTCAGGTTCGCCTACTAATACTATAACATTTGGCGGTGCCAGTGCTAGTGATTGTGTAAAAACACTAACACTTATTTTCCGAACAGGGGCTGATGTGAAATCCAATCCAAATGCTCAACAAATAGCAATTGGGCCAATGACAAGTGCAACTGGTGGAGCCCCATTCGCCGTTAATTACACATCTTTTGACGGTAAGGCTAGAACAGGTGCCATCAGCCTAAACTGGCAAACATCTTCAGAAACTAACAACCAAGGTTTTGAAGTACAAAAAAGTAGAAATGCTGTGAGTTTTGAAACTATTTCAAGAATAGATGGAGCTGGAGATTCTCAGGATTTAAACAGTTATAATTTCACTGATGAGCAACCATTTACTGGTTCAAACTACTATAGACTAAAGCAAAAGGATTTTGACGGAACGGTAGACTACTCTAAGATTATTCAGGTGTATTTTGATGTTAATGGTAGCTTTGTAAGCTTGCATCCTAATCCATTATCAGCCGGACAGGCTTTGAACATACAAAAGAGTGAGTCGCTTGAACTAAATAGTATTAGAAATGTAATGGGACAAAATTTCCCAGCCTCGTCAAATTTGAAAGAAGGCCTATACTTTTTGCAATTCACTAGTTCAAACGGAGAGAAAATAACAAAAAAGTTGGTGGTAAATTAATCCTCCAACTCTAACATTTTAGCCTCCCAATTCTCATTAGTCTGTTTCAGGTTAAACTTAACCTTATCATACTTCTTGTTTTCTTGAGCCAATTTATCTGGATTGCTAAAAACATCTTTAGTGGCTAAGTTTGCCTCTATTTTTTTCTTTTGTAGTTCTAAACTCTCTATTTTTTCTTCTAGGGCTTCTACTTCCTTTTCTATTTTCTTGATATCGTCTTTTGACTTATCTCTGTGAGAGCTCTTCTTCTTTGACAGCTCAGATTTTATCTCGGTAGCTGTTGGCTCTGAAACGATACCATTTGCTTCCCTTTCTGCTATCCATTGATTATACTCTGCTAATGTGCCAGGGTACACTTTAATTTCATTTTCATCAATGTACCAAATCTTATTGGCCACTTGTGAAACAAAGTGTCTATCGTGAGAAACCACTACATAAGTTCCTTCATATTGACCCAAAGCCTGTACCAAAATATTCACCGACTGCATGTCAAGGTGGTTGGTAGGCTCATCTAATAAAAGAAAATTGGCTTCAGATATTAATACTTTTGCCAAAGCTACCCTAGATTTCTCTCCACCAGATAGCACTTTTATCTTTTTAAATACGTCTTCTCCTCCAAATAAGAAACACCCTAAAACCGACCTCAACTCCGTCTCAGACTTAGATGGGTCAGCATATTTAAGCTCTTCCAGCATGCTTTCATTAACATGAAGCGACTCTAATTGATGCTGAGCATAAAAAGAGAAATTGACATTATGACCAAGAATTCTTTTGCCATCATGCTCTTCAGTACCAGCAATAATTCTTAATAATGTAGACTTACCTTTTCCGTTGGCACCAATAAGTGCAATCTTATCTCCTCTTTCAATATGAGCAGTGGTGTTTTTCAGAATAACCTTATCTCCATACGATTTAGAAATATCATCTAAACGCATGACATGTCTGCCAGGCTGTGTACCAAACTTGAACCTGAAATGTACTTTGGCGTCATCACTTAGTACTTCGTCAATCACATCCATTCTTGCAAGAGCTTTCACTCTTGACTGTACTTGCCTTGATTTGGTAGCTTTAGCTTTAAACCTTTCAATAAAACGCTCCGTTTGTCTTATTTGAGATTGTTGATTTTCATAAGCTCCTTGCTGAATCTCATTTCTAAGCTCTTTTTCTTCCAAGAAGAAGGAATAATTTCCTGGGTAAGGAATTAGTTTAGCTTGTGAAACCTCTACAGTGCTGGTGGTAACATTATCCAAAAATGCTCTATCATGTGAAACCACAACAACCGCATTCTCATAATTTAATATATATTTCTCAATCCACTCAATAGTAGGCAAGTCCAAGTGGTTGGTAGGCTCATCTAAAAGAAGTACAGACGGCTTTTGTAAAAGAAGCTTTGCTAACATTACACGCATTCTCCACCCTCCAGAAAACTCTTTAAGTGGTTTATTTAACTCTGCTGTTTTAAAGCCTAAACCCTCTAAAATGGCCTCTGCTCTTGCATGAATAGTATAACCTCCTAGTATGTCAAACTCTTCTTGTAAATCGCCTAACTTTTCTACTAACTTATCAGAATAATTAACCTCCATTTCATGAAGAGTTTCGTCAATCTGCCCTTGAAGTTCTAATTCTCGTCCAAAACCCTGCATGGCTACTAGTAAGATAGACTCCTCTGATTCGTAGGACAACAAGTCCTGATTCAAAAAGCCAAAAGTGACATCGCCAGCTTTTGATATGCTTCCTGCATCTGGTTGATACTCTCCTACTATGAGTTTTAGTAATGTGGACTTGCCTTTTCCGTTAAGACCAATCAAACCTATTTTGTCCTTAGGTTTAACTTGTAAACTTGCATCTTCAAAGATGGCACGTCCTCCGAAATAAAAAGAGAGATTGTGAATGGTTAACATTCGCTAGTATTTTTTTGAAATGAGGGTGCAAAAGTAGGTATACAGAGCTGTAATAAAAAGCTCTGCTCATTTTTCACCCATTAATAGCCCCCTTATTCGTTAACTTTAGTAGGTGTATATAGGCCAATAACACCAGGAAAGCTATCATTTGTATTTATTTCCACCTCTGGATATAAAAAACGCTGCGGAATATTGGGAGCAACACTACTTTTTACCGGTACACCCACTAAATTATTAGTTCTTCTTAGGTCATTATATACCTGAGGAGAACCCACCATGGTAATATATTTTTCCTCCAGAATTACCCTTAAAAGCGTATTGCCTCCTATTGAAATCTCAGGGAAACTAGCGTTATATTTTGTAGCTAATTGACGCCTTACAGCATTAAAAGCCACTTTAGCTGCATCTTCATTACCTAACCTATATTCAGCCTCTGCCAAAATCAACTTATTCTCATACCAATCAACGATTGGATAAGAAGCATCTTTCGCAAAATATCCACCTTCATTATAATTCAATTCATTACCTGAAAAATAATGAGCAGTTCTAGCTTCTTCTCCTGGTGTATACAGAACACGGTCTACCGAAATGTCTGAAAGATTAATGAGTTTTCTTAAATAAGACCTTGTGGCTGTCAAATAACCTCCACGTTGCTCTATCCCAAACTGATAATAAAGGTTTTCTTGCCCAGAAATATCAGAATGGAATGATAATAGACTGCGGTCATTGGTAGATATTCCCAATTTGGCCTCATCACGTGCCGCTGCATAGTTCTTTGTAATTAGATAATACCTCGCTTTTAAAGTATGAGCCACCTCAGCCCAAGTAGCATTATTCTCTACAAATATTGGACTACCATAAAAGTCACTCACCTTGGCATTCCCTACATTTTCAATCCCAAGGGAAAGTAATTCCTGAGCTGCCTCAAAAACAGCCAATTGATTATCAAAAGCTGGATGTGGAAACTCAACAGGTTTTGCACTTTGAGAAAATGGCACATCTCCAAACAAAGCAGCCAAATCAGCTCCCATTACGGCTTCCACTATCTGAGAAACACCTAACAAACTATTATTACCAGCTTCAATAGCTTTTTCTTGAACAATTCTGGTTTGTGCTATTCCTCCAGCATAATTATTACCCCACATTCCATCAAAATCTGATGACTTAACATCATAGACGTTAAAATTGACGAACTGATTACTAAAACCTGTGAATTGGTCAGAAAAAATACCTGTCATTCTGGAAGCCTCCCCTTCGGTAATTAGTACCCAAGTAAGGTTGGCTTGTCCAATTATTGATTCACCAGGTGCATCGGTAAAGTTATTCGGGTCAATGTTTAAACCTTCCGAATACTTCTCACACGAAAAAGTAAATAAACTTAATATTACTGCTATAAATTTCTTCATCGCTTAAACTCCTAATTTTAATGATATGATATAAGAACCTGTCCCAGGGTTGGTAAAGTACTCTAAACCTCTTCCTTTTGAACTACCCGTTAGGTTCACTTCTGGGTCCACATATTGTAATGGCGACCAAATAAATAAATTTCTTCCTGAGATAGAGAGTGACGCTCTACTCAACTTAGCTTTCGAAATCAAATTCTGTGGCAAGTCATAAGCAAGTGTAACTTCTCTCAATTTTGTCCAGCTGCCATCTACTATAAATGGTTCGGAAACTGTTCCAAAACCTCCTCCAACACCTGTGTACCACTCCGAATCAAGTAAAACATTACCTGCACCAAAGTCGGCTACGTTTCCTCTTACCAAAGTTCCTGCTGCCACTATTCTACCATCTACCGTTCTCATTTCAGTTTCTGTAAAAAACTCATTGGCCGTTTCTGGATGAACACCAAAGTATTTCAAGATACTCTCCGTTCCAGCCCAAATGTCGTTTCCTTGGAATGTTTCAAACTGAAACGACAAGCTCAAACCCTTCCAGCTGATGTTGGACCCTAATCCTCCTTTCCATTTCGGATTTGGGTCACCAATCACGCCCTCTTCCTCCGCCACTTCTGGAAAGCCGTTAGAGTTTAGAATAAGATTGCCTCTATCATCTCTAGCCCATTTCCCGCCCCAAAGTGCCGCAAATGGTTCTCCCTCTACTACTCTAGATGATGTTCCAGTAAACCCATTTAAAGTAACCGATTTCACGCCGCTAAGAGATTCCACCATGTTTTGGTTGGTTGAAAAGTTGGCGTCAATTCGCCATTCGATATCTTTAAATTTGGCAATTCTGAAACCCATGTCAACCTCCAAACCTTTATTTGATATTACAGCTGCATTATCCCAAACACTGGTAAAGCCAGTAGATGGAGCTAAATCGACAGCCAAAAGAGCTTTATCTGTTTTTCTGTTATAATACGTTACTCCAAGTGAAACCTTGTCATTAAAAAAACGAACATCTGTTCCCACTTCATACTCTCTTACTCTTTCAGGCGTTAAGCCAGGGTTCCCTGAACTTGGACTACGTCCAAAAGGATTACCATAAACAGCTGCCGAGAGGGCGTCACCCCAAGAACTTCCTCTATCAAAAGCTCCATACGAAGTTTGGTTAGCGTAAGAGATTGGTTCTATCCCAACCTCTCCATAAGAAGCTCTTACCTTACCAAAGGTTACTAAATTACTCTCAAACTGTTCT
This sequence is a window from Arcticibacterium luteifluviistationis. Protein-coding genes within it:
- a CDS encoding type IX secretion system plug protein, encoding MKKILIVLILKIIGFQAFSQTYERTDNKVYDTDIKTVQLYAFGNGAQVPGLSSRVLSLNSNDRMVLEFDDLRGSYRQFHVKIQHCNLDWTESRLSALEYLTEFNDFIINDYQISQNTKIPYFHYGFILPQLKISGNYTLLLYEDYLSDSPLASLHFSVVNPQVGISANIQRAQDPALWQTHEQVDFELSYGNYQVSNPRNDFQIFIRQNYRLETTKAGFKASSVNAGRRTLSYRFFDNENVFPAGNEFRYVDLRSNFNKGGNIAEIQQGYEDNVWLIPQRSRAQLTYLESVDLNGRFVIQTLDGDEPSINADYMHVHAAFNLEKLRTNEKVCLLGGFNQFDCNNGGELFYNAEIDAYETTFMLKQGMYDFQFALVDQLGKADFSVFEGDFSNTKNSYEIFVYHKPPGAKSELLVGYTVIEE
- a CDS encoding T9SS type A sorting domain-containing protein, which produces MKKCFFLFILLCSFSFRVSAQMDWSTDTPAYPDAATSHTYTNVNGLSPARSVSVSVSNGSTMAFSANYPRVVGSDLSWGVNASTNSTATSTSTYTIIFSHPACGLTFDLSDIDLGGSSPGYDFVDEVVISATNSASAPIANPTISVATENSVVGNVITGTSSGSPTNTITFGGASASDCVKTLTLIFRTGADVKSNPNAQQIAIGPMTSATGGAPFAVNYTSFDGKARTGAISLNWQTSSETNNQGFEVQKSRNAVSFETISRIDGAGDSQDLNSYNFTDEQPFTGSNYYRLKQKDFDGTVDYSKIIQVYFDVNGSFVSLHPNPLSAGQALNIQKSESLELNSIRNVMGQNFPASSNLKEGLYFLQFTSSNGEKITKKLVVN
- a CDS encoding ABC-F family ATP-binding cassette domain-containing protein; protein product: MLTIHNLSFYFGGRAIFEDASLQVKPKDKIGLIGLNGKGKSTLLKLIVGEYQPDAGSISKAGDVTFGFLNQDLLSYESEESILLVAMQGFGRELELQGQIDETLHEMEVNYSDKLVEKLGDLQEEFDILGGYTIHARAEAILEGLGFKTAELNKPLKEFSGGWRMRVMLAKLLLQKPSVLLLDEPTNHLDLPTIEWIEKYILNYENAVVVVSHDRAFLDNVTTSTVEVSQAKLIPYPGNYSFFLEEKELRNEIQQGAYENQQSQIRQTERFIERFKAKATKSRQVQSRVKALARMDVIDEVLSDDAKVHFRFKFGTQPGRHVMRLDDISKSYGDKVILKNTTAHIERGDKIALIGANGKGKSTLLRIIAGTEEHDGKRILGHNVNFSFYAQHQLESLHVNESMLEELKYADPSKSETELRSVLGCFLFGGEDVFKKIKVLSGGEKSRVALAKVLISEANFLLLDEPTNHLDMQSVNILVQALGQYEGTYVVVSHDRHFVSQVANKIWYIDENEIKVYPGTLAEYNQWIAEREANGIVSEPTATEIKSELSKKKSSHRDKSKDDIKKIEKEVEALEEKIESLELQKKKIEANLATKDVFSNPDKLAQENKKYDKVKFNLKQTNENWEAKMLELED
- a CDS encoding SusD/RagB family nutrient-binding outer membrane lipoprotein: MKKFIAVILSLFTFSCEKYSEGLNIDPNNFTDAPGESIIGQANLTWVLITEGEASRMTGIFSDQFTGFSNQFVNFNVYDVKSSDFDGMWGNNYAGGIAQTRIVQEKAIEAGNNSLLGVSQIVEAVMGADLAALFGDVPFSQSAKPVEFPHPAFDNQLAVFEAAQELLSLGIENVGNAKVSDFYGSPIFVENNATWAEVAHTLKARYYLITKNYAAARDEAKLGISTNDRSLLSFHSDISGQENLYYQFGIEQRGGYLTATRSYLRKLINLSDISVDRVLYTPGEEARTAHYFSGNELNYNEGGYFAKDASYPIVDWYENKLILAEAEYRLGNEDAAKVAFNAVRRQLATKYNASFPEISIGGNTLLRVILEEKYITMVGSPQVYNDLRRTNNLVGVPVKSSVAPNIPQRFLYPEVEINTNDSFPGVIGLYTPTKVNE